In the genome of Pseudomonas sp. P5_109, one region contains:
- a CDS encoding sugar phosphate isomerase/epimerase, with the protein MSERIFSLASLTVLELSPPDMVEVAARAGYSHVGLRLVPATPEEHHFSLVADHELRRQTLARLRATGIGVLDVEILRLKPETVVADFEKILAVGAEFGASELLVAGNDPDEQRLTEHFAELCDLAAVYGLHPHLEFMPWTDARNLQQAARIVENAGRENGAVLVDAFHFDRSGSRLEELVKVAPSRLRYAQLCDVAGPRPGDMAEILRQARNERRFPGDGDCDLPGLLRGLPAGIPLSLEIPTLQLLEQGVSGLDRAQMALDKTRELLARL; encoded by the coding sequence ATGAGCGAGCGAATCTTCTCCCTGGCCAGCCTGACCGTGCTGGAGTTGTCACCGCCCGACATGGTCGAGGTCGCCGCGCGGGCCGGGTACAGCCATGTCGGCTTGCGCCTGGTACCGGCAACCCCTGAGGAGCACCATTTTTCCCTGGTGGCCGACCACGAATTGCGGCGCCAGACCCTGGCGCGTCTGCGCGCCACCGGTATTGGGGTGCTGGACGTCGAAATCCTGCGGCTCAAGCCGGAAACCGTCGTCGCCGATTTCGAGAAAATCCTCGCGGTGGGTGCCGAGTTCGGTGCCAGTGAATTGCTGGTGGCCGGTAACGATCCTGACGAACAGCGGCTGACGGAGCATTTTGCCGAGCTCTGTGATCTGGCGGCAGTCTATGGGCTGCACCCGCATCTGGAGTTCATGCCCTGGACCGATGCGCGCAATCTTCAACAAGCTGCGCGTATCGTGGAAAACGCCGGGCGTGAAAACGGCGCAGTGTTGGTCGACGCCTTTCACTTCGACCGCTCTGGATCACGGTTGGAAGAACTGGTCAAAGTTGCCCCCTCACGGTTACGGTATGCACAGTTGTGTGACGTCGCAGGGCCACGGCCTGGCGATATGGCGGAAATCTTGCGTCAGGCGCGTAACGAACGGCGTTTTCCCGGTGATGGCGATTGCGACCTGCCGGGGTTGTTGCGCGGTTTGCCGGCTGGCATACCGTTGAGCCTGGAGATTCCCACCCTGCAGTTGCTGGAGCAGGGTGTGAGTGGATTGGATCGGGCGCAGATGGCACTGGATAAAACCCGGGAATTGTTGGCGCGGCTATAA
- a CDS encoding Gfo/Idh/MocA family oxidoreductase, translating into MNSPLRIALIGAGNMGQQHYQHLQSMTEATLCAVADPGPQAARLAAQWDVAYFADHRQMLEQAKPDAVIVANPNTLHVSSALDCLAAGVPVLLEKPVGVHLDEARELVAASKASGVPVLVGHHRRHNPLIVRAHELIHSGALGRLTTVTALWQLRKPDSYFETPWRREAGAGMLLTNLIHDLDLLRHLCGEVRQVQAITSNAIRGFANEDCAAVLLQFDNGALGSLTGSDAVAAPWSWELDSGENPVYPRHPDQPCYLLAGTGGALSIPQLKRWHYNEVDGGWHQPLLATQENFSADEALRLQLQHFVRVARREVEPLVSAADAARTLALIEAIREAAETGRACAPSLIEG; encoded by the coding sequence TTGAATTCGCCACTTCGCATCGCTTTGATTGGTGCTGGCAACATGGGCCAGCAGCATTACCAGCATCTGCAATCCATGACCGAAGCGACCTTGTGCGCCGTGGCCGATCCCGGGCCACAGGCAGCAAGACTTGCGGCGCAATGGGATGTGGCGTATTTCGCCGATCATCGCCAGATGCTGGAGCAGGCGAAGCCGGACGCCGTCATCGTCGCCAACCCGAACACGCTGCACGTCAGCTCGGCCCTCGATTGCCTCGCGGCCGGTGTGCCGGTACTGCTGGAAAAACCGGTGGGCGTGCACCTGGATGAAGCCAGGGAGTTGGTGGCTGCCTCGAAGGCGAGTGGCGTTCCGGTACTGGTCGGACATCATCGTCGCCACAATCCGCTGATCGTCCGCGCCCATGAACTTATCCACAGCGGCGCACTGGGTCGGCTGACCACGGTCACGGCGCTCTGGCAGTTGCGCAAGCCCGACAGCTATTTCGAAACACCCTGGCGCCGCGAGGCCGGTGCGGGGATGTTGCTGACCAATCTGATCCACGACCTCGATCTGCTGCGGCATTTGTGCGGTGAAGTGCGTCAGGTTCAGGCCATCACCAGCAACGCCATTCGCGGGTTTGCCAACGAGGATTGCGCGGCGGTGTTGTTGCAATTCGACAACGGTGCGCTGGGCAGCCTGACCGGCTCCGATGCGGTGGCTGCGCCCTGGAGTTGGGAGCTGGATTCGGGGGAGAACCCGGTGTACCCGCGTCATCCTGATCAACCCTGCTACCTGCTGGCCGGGACAGGTGGGGCGCTGAGCATTCCGCAGCTTAAACGCTGGCACTACAACGAAGTCGACGGCGGCTGGCATCAACCGTTGCTGGCAACCCAGGAAAACTTCAGTGCCGATGAAGCCCTGCGTTTGCAGTTGCAGCACTTCGTGCGCGTTGCGCGCCGGGAGGTCGAGCCGCTGGTGAGTGCCGCCGATGCCGCGCGTACGTTGGCGCTGATCGAAGCCATCCGCGAAGCCGCCGAAACCGGGCGTGCCTGCGCGCCATCCTTGATCGAGGGTTGA
- a CDS encoding IclR family transcriptional regulator translates to MAGSQIERVFSVLESLTSDPRGLPMQTLAEQLDIPKSATHRLLAELIRLGYVRQNPDNLRYHLSTKLVAMGFRYLSSSGADIVQPVLDRLAQETGELVRLGVIDGERQTWIAKSQGARSGLRYDPDMGRDAPLFYTASGHAWLACMSDAEALSLVERQGAQVPEHVGPNAPRSNIELLERLRLAREQGYAWVEESSAVGTSAIAAVVRHPADGRVIGVLSIAGPSARMPGARLHELAPLLLAFTEELSAASLASELFN, encoded by the coding sequence ATGGCCGGCAGTCAGATCGAACGTGTTTTCAGTGTGCTCGAAAGCCTCACCAGCGATCCCCGTGGCCTGCCGATGCAGACCCTGGCGGAGCAACTGGACATCCCCAAGAGCGCGACTCATCGCCTGCTGGCCGAGCTGATCCGTCTCGGTTACGTGCGGCAGAATCCGGACAATTTGCGTTATCACCTCTCGACCAAACTGGTGGCGATGGGTTTCCGCTACCTGTCGAGCAGCGGTGCCGACATCGTGCAGCCGGTGCTTGACCGCCTGGCTCAGGAAACCGGCGAGCTGGTCCGCCTGGGTGTGATCGATGGCGAGCGTCAGACCTGGATCGCCAAGTCCCAGGGCGCCCGTTCCGGTCTGCGTTACGACCCGGACATGGGCCGCGATGCGCCGTTGTTCTACACCGCCTCGGGGCATGCGTGGCTGGCGTGCATGAGCGATGCCGAAGCCTTGTCGCTGGTGGAACGGCAGGGCGCGCAGGTGCCGGAACATGTGGGACCGAACGCGCCGCGCTCGAACATCGAATTGCTTGAACGCCTGCGCCTGGCGCGGGAGCAGGGCTACGCCTGGGTCGAGGAGAGCTCGGCGGTCGGCACTTCGGCAATTGCGGCCGTAGTGCGCCATCCCGCCGATGGACGGGTGATCGGCGTGCTCAGCATTGCCGGGCCGAGTGCGCGGATGCCGGGGGCGAGGTTGCATGAGCTGGCGCCGTTGCTGTTGGCGTTTACCGAGGAGTTGTCGGCGGCAAGTCTGGCGTCGGAGTTGTTCAACTAA